A genomic stretch from Neodiprion fabricii isolate iyNeoFabr1 chromosome 3, iyNeoFabr1.1, whole genome shotgun sequence includes:
- the LOC124177196 gene encoding ubiquitin-conjugating enzyme E2 G1, protein MSEPQSTLLLRKQLAELNKNPVEGFSAGLIDDNDIYRWEVLIIGPPDTLYEGGFFKAHLQFPKEYPLRPPRMKFITEIWHPNIEKNGDVCISILHEPGDDKWGYEKASERWLPVHTVETILISVISMLADPNDESPANVDAAKEWRESYTEFKRKVARCVRKSQEECL, encoded by the exons atgtcAGAGCCACAGTCTACGCTTCTACTAAGAAAACAGTTAGCAG aattaaataaaaacccAGTGGAAGGGTTTTCAGCAGGCCTCATAGATGATAATGACATATATCGATGGGAGGTGCTCATCATTGGACCTCCGGATACATTATA CGAGGGTGGTTTCTTCAAAGCGCATTTACAATTTCCTAAAGAATATCCGCTGAGGCCGCCAAGGATGAAATTTATAACAGAAATATGGCACCCTAATA TCGAAAAGAATGGCGATGTGTGCATATCGATCCTTCATGAGCCAGGCGATGATAAATGGGGTTATGAGAAAGCATCAGAGAGATGGCTGCCTGTTCACACAGTTGAAACAATTCTTATAAGTGTCATCAGCATGCTCGCTGATCCTAATGATGAAAGTCCTGCAAATGTAGATGCTGCT AAAGAGTGGAGGGAAAGTTATACAGAGTTCAAGCGAAAGGTGGCAAGATGTGTTCGAAAAAGCCAAGAAGAGTGTTTGTAG